The Kordia sp. SMS9 DNA window GGAACACATTTAGGAATTATTTACATGGATTTCTTTGCACGTCCAAGCAAACGCGGCGGCGCATGGATGAACGCGTTGCGCGCTCAGATGAACGTAGATGGAATGGTGACACCAATTGTAACAAACAACTTTAATTATCCAGCACCTACAGGAGATTCACCTTCGTTGTTATCGTTTACGGAAGCAGAAACATTATTTCACGAATTTGGACATGCACTTCACGGATTGTTCTCTAATGTAAAATACGAATCGTTGTCAGGAACCAATGTTCCAAGAGATTTTGTAGAATTTCCATCGCAAGTTATGGAAAACTGGATGAGCGAACCACAAGTATTACGCATGTTTGCAAAACATTACAAAACAGGGGAAGTCATTCCTGATGCAATGATTAAAAAGATGAAAGATGCCAATTCGTTCAATGGCGGATTTGCTACGGTTGAATATATGGCAGCAGCGTATTTAGACATGGCTTGGCATTCTAAAACAGGCGATATTCCAACAGACGTTAATAAGTTTGAAAAAGAAGCTATGGACAAGTTGGGTTTAATTGATGAAATCATTCCTCGATATAGAAGTACGTATTTTGGACACATATTTTCAAGTCCAGTGGGCTACTCTTCAGGATATTACAGTTATTTATGGTCAGAAGTGTTGGATGCAGATGCGTTTCAAGCATTTAAAGACACTGGAAACTTATTTGATCCCGCGACAGCGAAACGATATCGTAAAATGCTCAGTTTGGGCGGATCGCAATTGGGAATGGATTTATACAAAGGCTTCCGAGGTGCCGAACCTGAAATTGAACCTTTGTTAAAGAAAAAAGGATTTAACTAATATAAATCCTTCATAACAAAAAAAGCCTGAACGCAATGTTCAGGCTTTTTTTATACTACTAAATCTTACTTATACTTCGAAAGGTTCGATTGATACATAAGATCTGTTGTTAGATTTCTTTGTGAATTTCACAAGACCGTCTACTTTGGCATGTAATGTATGGTCTTTTCCCATATATACATTTTCGCCTGGATTGTGCGTAGTTCCTCTTTGTCTAACGATGATATTCCCAGCAATTGCTGCTTGTCCACCAAAAATCTTAACTCCTAATCGTTTCGATTCTGATTCTCTACCGTTTTTAGAACTACCAACTCCTTTTTTGTGAGCCATCTTCGTAAGGTTTTAAATTGTTATACTAAAGTGATATTGCAATTAAGCTTTACCACCATCTAATTCATCTTGCCATTTCTTTAACTCATCCCACTTTCCATCAGCAGCTAATTGTGCTTGTGCTGGCCAAGTGTCAGTAACGTGTTTTCCACGAACTTCCGCAATGATTTCAGAAATTTTTGCTGGTTCAGTTTTCGCTAATTCAGCGAATGTTGAAATTCCAGCTTCTACTAAAGTTGATGCAATTTTAGGACCAATTCCTTCAATTTTCTTTAAATCATCTGCTTTAGCAGTTGTTGCTTTTTGAGCTGCAGGCTTCTCTGCGGCTGGTTTTGCAACTTCTTTTTTAGCTTCTTCTTTCTTTGGTGCTGCTTTAGCTCCTGAAGCTACAATGTTTTCAATAACAATTTCTGTTAAAGACTGACGGTGACCATTTTTAACACGGTAACCTTTACGTCTTTTCTTCTTGAAAACAATCACTTTGTCACCTTTAAGGTGTTTTAAAACTTTTGCCTCTACTGCGGCTCCGTTTATAGCTGGGGCGCCAATGGTAACTTGTCCGTTATCGTCTAACAAAAGAACATTGTCGAAAGTCACTTGCTTTCCTTCTTCTGTAGCCAAACGATGAACAAATACTTTTTGGTCTTTCGCAACTTTAAATTGCTGCCCTGCTATCTCTACAATTGCATACATAGCGTATCGTTTAATTAATTAATTTTATCCAAAAATGGACGCAAATATACATCTAATTAATTAATCTACAAATACTTCTATGGTAGTTTATCACTAATATTCCAACTTGGCTTAAATTTTTGCATAAATAATAGACTTAATATCACAGTAGACGCGAAACCTTCTATTAAAATAATAAAGAGTAAAAGTCCAGGTTCTTTCGAAACACTACCAACACTCATTGCCATAATTTTTTCAGCAAATCCTACATCAATGTGAAAAATATAGATGGCCATAAAAAAGGTAAATACTAAAGTTGCTATGAACCCTGAGAAGATTCCGACTTTAAATCCTTCAAAATAATTGAAATTAACACCACTTTCTTTTTTGGTATCTTTAATGACGCTATAAATTCCAAAAGCGACAATGGCACCATTAAGCAAACGCAACCAAGGATTTTCGTGTAAGCCGAATAGTCGTACGAGCAAGAAGTACATAATAAGTCCTAAAGCTATCAAAACACCGTATTTTATAATTTTCTTTTCCATAATAATTTGAGGGTTTTTGGTTATTAATTAACTGATTCCCTTTAATATACGAAAAATTGAACACTTACTAAAATAATCATAAATTTAACAGTTTTCTTGTGAGATGTAACAATTTTATAGAACTTGCGTCTGATCTAAAATAACTCAAAGTCAAAAAAAAGTTTAATGCAATGAAAAAAAGACTATTTTCAATAGCTTCTTTAATGCTGGTAGGTTTGCTTGCCCAAGCACAAGAAGTTAAGTTTGAAGAATACGATCTAGACAACGGTCTGCACGTAATTCTTCATCAAGACAACACAGCTCCTGTGGTAACAACAGCAGTAATGTATGATGTTGGTGGAAAAGATTTAGGAGGCAATAACAATCCTGAACGTACGGGTTTTGCTCACTTCTTCGAGCATTTATTGTTTGAAGGAACAGAAAATATTGACCGCGGACAGTGGTTTAAAATTGTATCTTCAAATGGAGGAAGTAACAATGCAAATACTTCCAACGATAGAACGTATTATTATGAAGTGTTTCCTTCTAACAATTTAGAATTAGGTTTATGGATGGAATCCGAGCGTATGCTGCATCCAGTCATCAATCAAATTGGCGTAGATACGCAAAGTGAAGTTGTAAAAGAAGAAAAAAGACAACGTTATGACAACCAACCATACGGACAATTATTGTTTGTAGTAAGTGAAAACATCTTCAAAAAACATCCATACAAGAATAAAAATATCGGTGAGATGGAGCATTTAGATGCTGCTACCTTGGATGAATTTAAAGCATACTTCAAAAAATATTATGTACCAAACAACGCTACGTTGGTTGTTGCTGGAGATATTGATGTGGCGAAGACAAAGAAAATGATCAAAGATTACTTTGGTTCTATTCCAAGAGGAAAAGACGTCGTAAGAAACTTTCCAAAAGAAGATCCGATCACAGAGCAATTTAATGTAAAATTTGAAGATTCAAACATTCAAATTCCTGCCATTGTTGCAGCATATAGAACACCTGGATTTACCACAAGAGATGCTCGTATATTAGACATGATTTCTACCTATTTAAGTGGTGGAAAAAGCTCAAAATTATACAAGCGTTTGGTAGAAGACAAAAAAATGGCTTTAGCAGTACAAGCGGTAAATTTCAGTCAGAAAGATTATGGTACGTATGCACTATTTTCACTTCCAATTGGCGAGAATTCATTGGAAGATTTGTTAGTTGAAATGGATGATGAAATTAAAAAGCTTCAAACAGACCTTATTTCTGAAAGAGACTACCAAAAACTTCAAAACAAATTTGAGAACAACTTCGTAAACTCAAATTCGAGTGTACAAGGAATCGCAAACTCTTTAGCGAGATACAATGTAATGTATGGTGAT harbors:
- a CDS encoding pitrilysin family protein; translated protein: MKKRLFSIASLMLVGLLAQAQEVKFEEYDLDNGLHVILHQDNTAPVVTTAVMYDVGGKDLGGNNNPERTGFAHFFEHLLFEGTENIDRGQWFKIVSSNGGSNNANTSNDRTYYYEVFPSNNLELGLWMESERMLHPVINQIGVDTQSEVVKEEKRQRYDNQPYGQLLFVVSENIFKKHPYKNKNIGEMEHLDAATLDEFKAYFKKYYVPNNATLVVAGDIDVAKTKKMIKDYFGSIPRGKDVVRNFPKEDPITEQFNVKFEDSNIQIPAIVAAYRTPGFTTRDARILDMISTYLSGGKSSKLYKRLVEDKKMALAVQAVNFSQKDYGTYALFSLPIGENSLEDLLVEMDDEIKKLQTDLISERDYQKLQNKFENNFVNSNSSVQGIANSLARYNVMYGDTNLINTEIDIFRSITREEIREVANKYLKSNQRLLLEYVPAEKTEKK
- a CDS encoding DUF4199 domain-containing protein — protein: MEKKIIKYGVLIALGLIMYFLLVRLFGLHENPWLRLLNGAIVAFGIYSVIKDTKKESGVNFNYFEGFKVGIFSGFIATLVFTFFMAIYIFHIDVGFAEKIMAMSVGSVSKEPGLLLFIILIEGFASTVILSLLFMQKFKPSWNISDKLP
- the rpmA gene encoding 50S ribosomal protein L27, whose amino-acid sequence is MAHKKGVGSSKNGRESESKRLGVKIFGGQAAIAGNIIVRQRGTTHNPGENVYMGKDHTLHAKVDGLVKFTKKSNNRSYVSIEPFEV
- the rplU gene encoding 50S ribosomal protein L21; protein product: MYAIVEIAGQQFKVAKDQKVFVHRLATEEGKQVTFDNVLLLDDNGQVTIGAPAINGAAVEAKVLKHLKGDKVIVFKKKRRKGYRVKNGHRQSLTEIVIENIVASGAKAAPKKEEAKKEVAKPAAEKPAAQKATTAKADDLKKIEGIGPKIASTLVEAGISTFAELAKTEPAKISEIIAEVRGKHVTDTWPAQAQLAADGKWDELKKWQDELDGGKA